Genomic window (Vibrio coralliirubri):
GTCTGAAAGTAACCTTTCAATACACAAAAAAATCTATAAAGACATTAAGAAACGGGCTAACTCCGGAATAGGTTCAACTGCGGATGTGTCGCAAGTTGAAGCTAGGATAGCAAAAGCTCACGGTAACTTATTGGCTGCACAGAATAATTTAATCGATACACACACCCAATTTAGACGAGTGGTTGGTCAAGAACCTTTAGGCTTGATTTACCCAAGAGCCGATATTTCTAGAATTCCTTTGTCGTTAACGGACGCCATTGTTGATGCCTTAGACAAACACCCCGTTATAAAAATTGCAGCCGCTGACGTTGATGCTGCGCACTTCCAATACAAACAATCGAAAGGCGTGAACTATCCGACCTTCTCCATCGAAGCATCACAGTCATGGCGTGACGATGCAGGTGGTGATGAAGGCTCAAGTCAAGAAACACTCGCTATGTTGAGAATGCGATACAACCTCTACAACGGTGGTACAGACAGTGCTAACTCTGAAGCTGCAGCTTACCAGCTGAATAAGGCTAAAGATCTAAGAGATCGTGCGTATCGACAAGTGGAAGAAGGTCTTCGTCTCTCATGGAGTGCGCTGGACCTGACGTTACAACAAAAGAACTTCTTATCTGATCATGTTGATTCAGCTTCGGAAACCGTTATCGCATATGAAAAACAATACCGAATAGGCAAGCGTACTCTACTTGACTTGCTCAACACTGAGAACGAACTGTTTGAAGCCCGTAAAGATTACCTCGATGCCCATTACTCCGAGCAGTACGCTAAGTACCGTGTAATGAACGCAACAGGTTCTTTATTGAATGCTCTACTGGTCGATATTCCAGAAGAGTGGACAACGGCCGTGGAGTATTAATGATGAAAAGAACTTATTTATTACTTCCCGTATTAACGATGACTTTACTTGCCTGTTCGAGCCAGCAGGAAGAGGCCTATATCGAGACACCTGAAGCAGAACAGATTGCAGACCTGCAAGACGATGATAGAGATGGTGTGGTGAACGCTCGTGATATCTGTCCAGGTACGCCTGAGACATCACAAGTCGACAATGATGGTTGTGGAGAAACGATTCGTGCGGAAGAAGTCAGACAGCTAAAAATACTCTTTGCTCATGACTCATTTGAAGTGAACCCGATCTTCTCAGACCAGATCAGCACGATGGCAGAGTTTCTTGAAACCTACAAAAGTGCCTCGATTGAAATACAAGGCTACGCGAGTAAAGTGGGTTCTAACGAGTACAACTTAGACCTATCAAAGAGACGAGCAAACAATGTTCAAGACGAGTTACTGTCGAATGGTATCGAACCAGAGCGAGTGCGAATTGTCGGCTATGGTGAAGAGCGCCTAGAAAGCGATGGCGACGACCCTACTTCACACGCATTGAACCGTAAGGTAACAGCGACTGTGGTAGGGTTAAGTGAACAAATCGTCGAGGAGTGGACCATATTCACCACGCTTGAAAAATAGCGTGACATTATCACTGTGGATTTCGATGATGTAAATATAGCTATGATATAGAGCAAGAGCGAGTGTTCGAACAACAGCAGCTTAGTTATAAGATCAATAAAGCCGTGATAGGGTTGCCCACCACGGCTTTTTTGTTCTTTATCGTCACATGAGTCGAGGGAGACTCTGTGACTCTTCTTGCTACTCAGAAGTTGACTTGTTACTCAGTGAGTAGGCTCC
Coding sequences:
- a CDS encoding TolC family outer membrane protein, with the translated sequence MKLFKLSIMCCLISATPVIAQTLEQSVAITLATNPEIKSIFNEYVSVRKRNDASGGAYKPSIDLDAGIGYEGINPAPNNGPDTDLTRKEATISLTQLLWDGSATLYDIDRTAAEAESVRLQLIADAEDKALEVTQIYLDAVKATEVLALSESNLSIHKKIYKDIKKRANSGIGSTADVSQVEARIAKAHGNLLAAQNNLIDTHTQFRRVVGQEPLGLIYPRADISRIPLSLTDAIVDALDKHPVIKIAAADVDAAHFQYKQSKGVNYPTFSIEASQSWRDDAGGDEGSSQETLAMLRMRYNLYNGGTDSANSEAAAYQLNKAKDLRDRAYRQVEEGLRLSWSALDLTLQQKNFLSDHVDSASETVIAYEKQYRIGKRTLLDLLNTENELFEARKDYLDAHYSEQYAKYRVMNATGSLLNALLVDIPEEWTTAVEY
- a CDS encoding OmpA family protein, whose translation is MMKRTYLLLPVLTMTLLACSSQQEEAYIETPEAEQIADLQDDDRDGVVNARDICPGTPETSQVDNDGCGETIRAEEVRQLKILFAHDSFEVNPIFSDQISTMAEFLETYKSASIEIQGYASKVGSNEYNLDLSKRRANNVQDELLSNGIEPERVRIVGYGEERLESDGDDPTSHALNRKVTATVVGLSEQIVEEWTIFTTLEK